The region CACCAGGAGGTCTTCTCCGCACTCTTCCACAAGGTGCACGCGGCGGGCAGCGCCTCCCAGGACTCGGGGGTCGGGGGGGCCAGGGCTCCGAGGAGCCGCATGTCCTGCCCCGCTCACACCCCACCCTGCTGGGCCTCAGGCAGCTCCAGAGCCACACCCCGAGCCAACCCGGGTAGGGGACTGGAGAGGCGGAGCCTGGGGCGGGGACCCAGCAGGACAGGGTGGCTGCGTGGTCCTGGGCCTAGCAGCCCGGCCGCTGTGGGGTGGTCCGAGGGGACGCTGGGACGAGTGAGAGGCTGAGACGGAGCTGAGCTCCAGTCCAGCCCAGGTCCCGTCTTCCTTGAACCCGGCAGCTCTCAGCCAGGGGCCGGGGTCTGCAGAGGCCGTCCAAAAACAGCTGGAGACATTGGGCTGTCACCCTGGGCAGGGGCGCTTCCAGTGGGCGGGGACCAGGGAACCGCTAACACCCCACACGCTGTCCCCCGGCCCTGGTGTCACCAGCGCGCCCATCGGGGAGCCCTAACTCAGGCTCGTTACCGGGGCTCCCCttgtagctcagtaggtaaagactccacctgcaatgcagaagacttgggttcaattcctgggtgaggaagataccctggagaagggcatggcaacccgctccagtattcttgcctgggagatgcccgtggacggaggagcctggcagggcctacagtccatggggttgcagggttgggcacgaccgagcgactccaccaccaccacctggggCGCAGGGACCCTGGCGGGGAGGCCTGCGGGTGAGGCCCACCGACCCGCACTCCTCGCCCACCCCCAGGTGAGCTGCTCCCCCGCGTCTGCCCACCTGCTGTCTGTGCTGCAGGGCCTCCTGCACCTGGAGCCCAGCCTGCGCTCCAGCCAGCTGCTCTGGGAGGCCCTGGAGAGCCTGGTGAACCGGGCGGTGCTCCTGGCCACGGACGGTGAGCcggcggggctgggggaggagcacCGAGCCCGCAGCCCCAGCCTGCGTCCCCCTCCCCGAGCCCAGCCTGGTGGGCAGACAGGGCTCTCGGCCTGCGGGTGGAGGAGGCCATACTTGGCCCCTGACCGCATCCTAAGCCCGGATGTCCCCACCCCAGGCCAGGAGTGCACCCTGGAGGAGATGGTTGAACGCCTCCTGTCCATCAAGGGCCGGCCCCACCCCCGCTCCCTGGACAAGGCCCACAAGAGCACCCAGGCCGACTTTGGCCAAAGCCAAAGGGGCAGCTCCCCGCAAAACTCTGGCACCCCGACGGCAGACCTGGGGGGCCAGCAGCCAGCGGCGGCCCTCGGCAGCCCTCCCGTCGCCAGCGTCCAGGGCGAGCGTGGGCCGGCACCGCAGCCAACAGCCCCGGAGCCGCTggagcgccccccgcccccaccggcGCCCCCGCTCCCTGGCCCCACAACCGCGCCCCggccgccgccccctcccccacctccccctcccccgccgccgcccccgcccccgcccctgccgGGTATGAGGGCTGCATTCCCctcgcccccgccgcccccgccacccccactgCCTAACTCTGCTAGGACCATACCGCCCCCACCGCCCCTCCCGGGCCTGGGGGgcccgcccccacctcccccacctcccccacctcccctcccggGCCTGGGGGGCCCGCCCCCGCCGCCACCCCTGCCCGGGGTCTCTGGGCCCCCTACCGCGGGCAGCGTGGAGGAGATCATCGTGGCCCAGGTGGACGGCGGCCTGGGCTCGGCCTGGGTCCCCCGCCACCGGCGCGTGAACCCTCCCACCCTGCGCATGAAGAAGCTGAACTGGCAGAAGTTGCCATCCAGTGTGGCCCGCGGTGAGGCCCGGCCCCCACGGCTTTCCTCCTGGAGCAGGGGGCGGGGACAGGTCAGGGGTCGCCCCTCAGGCCCCTGTGCTCCCACACGCCCCCTGGAGGCTGGCAGGTCTCTGCTGCTGGGGCCCTGCACTGCGTGGGCCCAGGGGCTGGGCGTGCTGATGCGAGAGAAGGTCAAAGCCATGGGTGGCTAGAGGCCAGGTCACCGGCCAGCCTGGACACGGGGCCCTGGGcacccgcacgcacgcacacgaCATGGCATCAGCTGGAGGGCTTCTTTGGGCATTTATCAAGTGCCTGCTGTATGCTTGCCCTGGGCCGGGCCCTAGGCAGGGCACTCCTGCCAGCCCTCTAGGCCTGCACCAGCTGCCTCTGGACTTGGGGGTCAGGTGTGAGCCTGATTGGAGCCCCCTCACCCACAGAGGGCAGCTCCATGTGGGCAACGTTGAGCAGCCCCGACACCGAGGTGGTGGAGCCCGACTTCTCCAGCATCGAGCGGCTCTTCTCCTTTCCCACGGCCAAACCCAAGGAGCAGGCCGTGGCCCCGGCCAGGAAGGAGCCCAAGGAGGTAGGGATGGGGCCCGGGCTCAGACAGGGCTCCGTGGCCGCCCTCCAGGTACTGACGGGCTGGGGCTGTTTTACAGATCACTTTTCTGGACTCCAAGAAGAGCCTGAACCTCAACATCTTCCTGAAGCAGTTTAAATGGTGAGCATCCAGGATCTCGATGCCTGGATAAGAAGCCCAGCCTCTGCCTTGGCCCATCTTGGGCTCAGCAGTGCCCTCTGCAGGCCGCCCTGGGAAGTGCacaccccatccctgggactgcAGTCAGTCAGATAATAGCAGCAAAGGATTTCTGCTGGGGGCCCTGAAGACCATCAGTCCAGCCTCCCTAGGGAATATGAGACCCAAAGAGTGGCAGGGATCCTCTAAAGCCACAGACGGATGGTGGCAGCGGCAGGCCAAGGACctggccctgcctccctgccctgaGTGCTTCCTAGCGGCAGGTGCCCTGCCCAGGAGCTCACTGGGTACCGCTGAGCCTTTACCCTGTGTCCTGAGCAGCCCCCTGGAAGGAGGCAGGGGGCGCTCGGGCAGCTGGGGAGTGCGTCATTCAGCCGTGACCTGGGCAGGTGGCCTGCCTTCTCTGTGCCCTGAGACTCCCTAGGTGGAGGGAGAAAGCCTGCTGTGACCGGCGTGGGGCTGTGGGCCCAGGGCCATCCCAGGCAGGCAGGGTCCCAGGAGGCTGAGGACCATGGCTCGTGCCGTCCTCGGCCACCCCCACCCTCTTGCCCCTCCAGCTCCAACGAGGAGGTCACCGCCATGATCCGGGCTGGGGACAGCACCAAGTTTGACGTGGAGGTCCTCAAGCAGCTCCTCAAGCTTCTTCCGGAGAAGCACGAGGTGAGTAAGCGGGGCGACAGGTGAGCCCGGGCCCCTCCATGCAGAGCTGCTCCTGTGAGCGGGCTGCAGCGAGCACACGTGGGTGCCTCCCGCAGATCGAGAACCTGCGCTCCTTCACGGAGGATCAGGCCAGGCTCGCCAGCGCCGACCAGTTCTACCTCCTCCTGCTGAACATCCCCTGGTCAGCTGGTAGCCCCCGGGATGGGCAGGGGTCGAGGGCGGCAGCTGGGCCTGGGCCCGGAGCAGACGGCAGGGCTGTGCAGACCCCTCCCTGGGGTTCCATGAAGGGTGGGGGCTGACATCTCTGATGCAGCCCCCAGCCTCGGGGCCCTCTAAGGGGCCCTGTGGGGTCCAGCCCTTCCTCCAGGCCAGGGACGtcgtgggggtgggtggtgggcagAGCTCCGTGGCCTCCTGCAGGCCGGCCCAGGCCCTCCTGTGTGATCCCTCTGCTCTAGGAGGGGACTGTCCCACAGAGGGCGACTGCCCTTGTCCTCGGCACCTGGGGGCTTGTCCAAAGTGCTCTTGCTGAGCCCTCCCGGTCCTGCCAGATCCCATCTGGGGCCTGGCCCGGGAATGTGCATGTTAAACCAGGCCAGGCCATGAGACCCCCGGCAGCTCCGAGCTGAGAGGACCCTGCGGGTCCCAGGCAGGTGGATGGGGGCCACTGGAGCCTGAACTCCTGCTCTGCCGCCCCAGCTACCAGCTTCGGATCGAGTGCATGCTGCTGTGTGAGGGCACGGCCGTCGTGCTGGACATGGTGCGGCCTAAGGCCCAGCTGCTGCTCGCCGCCTGTGAGAGTGAGTGCAGATGCGGGGCTGGGCGGGCTGGCCCTGGACAGCGCCTGTGGGTGCTGAGTTTCCCCTCCCCACAGACCACCGCCCGGTACTGAGGGCCATGccatgcatgcacagtcacgtgtgCACACGCCATGTgggcacgcgcacacacacccatacacgtGCCCACACACATGTtcccacacatatatatgtgcacgTACGCACACGTGCATGTGCTCAGAAACACCCACACGCGCTCACATATGTGCACATGCACACGCTCTTGCACACATGCAGacacgtgcatgcacactcacaggtgcacacatgcacacatacatgcagacatgtgtatacatgtgccATCACACACAGGTGCCCACATGCATGTACACGTGTGCATACGCTCTCACGCGTGCACGTGCTCTTGGACACATGCAGACATCTGTGCGTGCACATGCTCTTGGTACACATGTGCACActcgcacgcatgcacacatgcatgcacacacatacatgcaggtATGTACATGCATGTGCTCTCACACATCCACaggtgcacacatgcatgcacatgctttcacacacatgcacacacatatcacTTTCCCTGAGCGAGGAGCCGGGGAGTCACCACAGCCACGTGGCAGGGACATGGACGGGATGGACCGCTGAGGCATAACCCGGTTCTGCTGGGCCTGCATTCAGGGATGATGTCCCTGTCACCTCGACCACAGAGCCGAGAGCCAAGGTGGCCGCAGGTTCCAGAAGGTCCCCTCAGCGTCCTCACCCACAGAACGGGCACTGGGGTTCAGGGAGCACTGCTGGCGGCACGCCCCAAGCTTCCTGGGGTCAGGGCTCCactgccctgcccctccctcacGCCCCATGCCCCTGTCCCACCCTGGGCGGAGCCTGGGGGCCAGGCCAGGGGGAGGCATGAAGGGACCTTGCCCCGCAGGCCTGCTCACCAGTCACCGGCTGCCCGTCTTCTGCCAGCTGATCCTGAAAATCGGGAACTTCCTCAACTACGTGAGTGGACGGCACCCAGCCCACCCCTGCTCCCagacccccgacccccacccctccaccagcccaagggactccctccctgccctcccctcacaGGGCAGCCACACTGGGGATGCTGATGGCTTCAAGATAAGCACGCTGCTGAAGCTCACGGAGACCAAGTCCCAGCAGAGCCGGGTCACACTGCTGCACCACGTGCTGGAGGTACcagtggcgggggcggggtgccTCCTGAGTGCAGCACACAGGTCCAGAGGCCCCGGGGGCCCCACCCAGCCCCCCAGGTCTCCCCTTTGCAGCACTGTCCCGCCCTGCAGCCCGCACCCACTCTGACCAGCCCCCGTCCCGCCCCAACCCTGGGACAGCAAAACCGTGAGAATTGCAGTCAGGcccaagggaagccctggaggctCAAGGTGCCAGGGGTTTCCCCGAGGGACGTGGACCAGAGCTGCCGAGGGTGGGGCCTGCATGGCGGCCTTGGGTGTGTCGCCTCAGTGGGCCTCACTGGACACGTCGTGCTGCAGGAAGTGGAGGAGAGCCACCCCGACCTCCTGCAGCTACCCCAGGACCTGGAGCTGCCCGCCCGAGCTGCAGGGTAggtgcctcccctcccctgcccactccCTGGCCGGTGCAGCTGGGCTCAACTGGGCTGCTCCCGTGCTGGGGCCCCACCCTGGGCCCCAGATCTGCTGCCTGACAGTCTCCCCTTTGGCACAGGGCCTTGTGTCCACTGTGGCCTGTCCCTGCACAGCCTAGAGGGACCGGGAGTGACCCAGCCACGGTCACACCAGGGGCTGGTCCGGCACGGCCCCCTCACGAGGCTGACTTTCATGACATGTCCATGCTGCCCCCACTGTACAGTCAGGGGAGCTGAGGCCCCAGGAAGTAGGATCAGGTCTGTGGGATCACATAGCCCAGGGGCGGCTCTGAGGGCAGGGTCCACACTCAGCACTGGCTGGCCCGGCTCCATGCCACCATGGAAGGTTCTCCGGTCCTGGGGAGGCTGAGCcttgcagagagtcaggcaaGGAGGGCAGGCTGAGCCGTCGGGGTCACTGTCCTGACACCGCCAGCCCAGCACCTTCTCAGGTGGGCGTTTGACCCCACACTGCTCAGCCCACCCTAGAGCTCTGACATGCCTCTGGCAGCCAGTGTGCTGTCGGGGGCCACTGTCCCTGAGGGTGTGCTGTTCGGGGGCCCCGCTGTCCTAGCAAGGCTGGACAGCAGCTTTTGACTGGCGCCTTCAGGATCAACCTGGATGCCATCCACTCGGAGTCCAGCACTAACCTGAAGaagctcctggagatggagcGGAAAGTGTCCTCCTCCGTCCCGGAGGTGCAGGAGCAGTACTCGCACCGCCTCCAGGCAAGTGCTCCAGCCTTTCCAGGGCTGGAGTGTCTGCCGGGCCTGGGGTCTACCGTAAAGTGGGAGCGCGAGCAGGGCGGGTGAGCCTGGGGAGGAGAGAGCTAGAGCGAGGGCCCCTGCAGGAGAACAGCCCCTGCTCCTGGCCCCCAGGCGGTTTCCGCAGCTGAGGGGTCTCGCCTGACGTTGGGCTGAAGGGCTCAGCCCCCTGGCCCTCAGAGCCCTGGCGACCGCTGCCTGCAGAGCCTAAGCTAGTGGCCGTCCTGCTGTGGCCGCACCTAGCGCTCCAGAGGCTCCAGAGCAGGCATCTCCTGTGACAGTGGGTGGGACCCTGGCCCCGCCCTAGCCCCGCCCcggccaggccccgcccccggcccaccCCTGACCCTTCGCAGGCCCTGACCCCTCCCACCGcaggcccctgcccctcccaccacagccccggccccgcccccttgCCCCCCAGGCCGTGACCCCCCCTCCCCACGTCTCCCCTCTACACAGGCCAGCATCACAGACTCGCAGGCTCTGGAGGAGGTGTTCCAGGCCATCGAGCAGAAGCAGCTGGAGCTGGCTAGTTACCTGTGTGAGGACACCCAGCAGCTATCCCTGGAGGACACGCTCAGCACCATGAAGACCTTCCGGGATCTCTTCCTCCGTGCCCTGAAGGTGGGTGGGAGGATGTGTGGTGGGCTTGCAGTCCCCGCTGTCCCCGAGCAGGGCAGGTGGAATGGGGTGCCGGAGGCCTGGGGTCACGGGCTGCGTCCGTCCCGCAGGAGAACAAGGATCGGAAGGAGCAGGCAGCCAAGGCTGAGAGGAGGAAGCAGCAGCTGGCAGAGGAGGAGGCCCGCAGGCCGCGGGGCGAGGGTGGCAAGGCCGGTGAGCTGGGCAGCGGGCGGCTGGGGACCACCCAGTCTGGGCTGTGGCCTTTCCTCCCTCCTCGAGAGTTGAGGGGCTCTGGGGACGCTGGGCAGTGTCCCTGATGGTCTCTGGGCTCCTCAGCCAGGAGGGGAGGCGGGAAGCAAGAAGAGGTGTGTGTCATCGACGCCCTGCTGGCTGACATCAGGAAGGGCTTCCAGCTGCGTAAGACGGCCCGCGGCCGAGGGGACGCAGAGGCGGCCAGCAGGGCAGCCGCCACCGACCCCCCGAGGAACAAGGCACCTGGTGAgaccctccaccccctccctcacccttcccttcccaccaTCCCTGCAGCCTAGTgcctcccttcctccaggaagccctccttgcAGCCTAGTgcctcccttcctccaggaagccctccttgatTGCACAGGAGAGCCTGCCCCTCTTCCCTGTTGCCCTGAGATAAGGGACACCTCAGTCCCATGATCCTTGCACACATCTCTGCTGCAGCAGAGGGTTCCCTGGTTGCTGTGACAGCCATTCATCCGGCCCCCAGGCAGGCAGGAGAGCTGGGCCAATGAGCTCGTTGACATATGCCCTGGGGCTCAGAGGAGCTCTGAGGTGGCTGGGGGAGGCGGGACGAGGCCTTGGGGTGGGACCCTCCACTCCTGGGCAGGTTGCCTTGGGGGTTCAGGGGGAAGGGGTGACATATGTGATCGCCATGGGCCCAGTGTGCCTTGATCCCCCACGCTGGGTACAGACTGTGGAATCCAGGGCTCAGGCCTGCCCCGTGGGAAcccactcaaccaccagggaaggcttcccagggAGGGGGCTTCACAGGACAGGCAGTATTGACTTGGGACATCCTGAGCAGGGCCCTGGGGGTTGGGTTCACTCAGGGGGTGGGGCCTGTGCCCTCCACTGACCAGTAGTTCATCCACAGCCGCCACCAGGGACCCCGTGGGAGGTGCCAGCCCCCCCACCTCTGAGCCTGGTCTGGATGCTGCAGCCGCCAGGGAGCCCCAGGGCTGGGACCTCGCGGATGCCGTTCCCACCAGCCGCCAGCCCACTGGAGACTCATCAGAGACGGGTGGCCCTGGGGCCCTGGAGAGGCGTTCTTCCTGGTACACAGATGCCAGCGATTTCCTGCCCACGGAGGACCCCCAGGGCCCCCAACCCCTTGCAGGGGCTTGGCCAGTGGTACTGGGAGACGCTCAAGCCCTGAAGCCCCTCGACTTCAGTGACCAGCCCCCCAAAGCCATGGATCTGAGCCCAGACGCTGAGGAGCCCCCGGCCACACTGGGTGCCCGCCAGGCTGAGGCCAGCAGTGCAGATGAGGGCCTGGAGGACGCAGCTGCCCACTGCCACCGCGCCGGCCTCCCCGCTGCAGGCCCTGATGAGGATGGGGACGGGGAGCTCACAGCCCCAGACTCTGCGCTGGACACCTCCCTGGACAGGTCCTTCTCCGAGGATGCCGTGACTGACTCGTCGGGGTCCAGCACCCTCCCCAGGGCTCAGGGCCGGACGTCAAAGGGCACAGGCAAACGGAGGAAGAAGCGCTCCTCCAGGAACCAGGAAGGTAACTCAGGtcctgtccctccccaccctgcgGAGCAGGGATGCCGGGAGGGCGAGTCAACGGGGCTgtgtccctccccacccttcGGAGCAGGGGGGCTGGGGGCATCGACACATGGTCCGAGCTCATCCATCCCACGCCGGGGCCTGGACCTCCCCTGAGGCCAGCCGCTGCCCCCGAGAGTGGGCGATTCCCCGCCCCTCCGGACCTGCCGCAGAGGAGACAGCAGTGTCTCTGCACTGGGAGGGCCCCGCCCGGCGGCTGCGCCCCTAACCCACACTATCTCTGCCTGGTGATGCCAGCCCCAGCCGGGCACGGCGGGGGGCCTGGGGCGCGGCTGCACTTCGACTCAGCATCCATGTGGCCCCAGCCCCGACTCTTAAGTCCAGGGTCGCTCGTGAGGGACGAGCTGTTGAACGTGTCTCTTTTATTTGGAAGCAGAGGTTGCCCCCGACCCTGAcgataataaaacaaaaaggctcTGTGTGATCCAGTGAGGTAGGTACCCGCCTGGCGCTCAGCACTAACTGGCGGCAGGGCCAGGCCTGCGCCAGCTCTCCTCAACACTAATCActtcccccagccctccccgGGACCCTCCTGGCATCCggcttcccctcctgccctctcgGAGCCTTGCTTAGCTGCCTTTTCGTCTCTTCCTGGGGCAGATGGGGCCTCCGCTGCCTGCAGACGGGTGAACGGGGCTCCAGGGCCCTGAGGGTGGGAGCGAGGCCCTCCTGCCTGAGCGGCTGGCTCACTCCCGCCCCCAGGGCCTCCCCTTTCTCCGGGTCTCTCCTCAGGGCACCCTCCTCTGGCCCTGGTGCAAGCCACACGCATCCCCAGGGAGCCAGAGAGGGATAGGCAGGCTGCCCGCCCCTGCAGAGGTGCTCAGGTCTCTTTTCTAGGGGGGAGGAGACCTAGGGACGGGTCTGTAGGTGACTCCCTGGTGATGGGCTCCGGGCCTCCCAGGACCCCTGAAAGTGGGCGGGCCAGTTGGGGTCTTTGACAAGGCTCACAGGTGTGACCAGAGCAACAGGCCTGGGTCCTCGCCGAACACCGGCCTGGGCTGTGGACCATGATCGGATGTGGGGACTGGGAGCCCTGCTGGGTCCGGAGCTGCATGAGGGCAGCCCTGGTTCTCCACGCACCTCCTGCCCGCTGGACTTGAGGCGAGGTCCAGCAGGTGctggaggctggggcaggggtgtgGTCCGGGGCAGCTCTGGCCGCCAGGCACAGCCTTTCCCTCTGCTCCAGGGGTCGCCCCTGGGGGGTTGCCAGCTGGGCTCTCTGCTCTGACACACCTGCCTTCACTTTACAGGAGCCCTGCACAGCCCTTGGGGCCAGGATCTGGCCTTGCAGCCCCAGCTGCTGGCCCTGGGTGTGGGGGACCTTGGGGGGTGCCTCTGTGGGTTTGGGGACCGCAGCCACATGTGACCGCTGTCTGGTGAAGATCACTGAGCCTAGTGTGGGGTCTGAGCTCCCTCGAGCTCCCCCCGCCAGCCCCTCGTCCCCGGgttaggagggagggagggccgCTCCTCTTTGTCTCCCCGctttttgtttggaaaaaaacTTCAAGTTGAAGGAAATTTTGTAAGGAGGTCCCAGTGAACACCATCTACTCTTCACcttgaaatttcaaaaacatgCAAAATATAGGAAAACCACTAACATCTGCTTCCTTCTCcacccacaccccctccccacgCACTTCACAGACCAGTTTGAGTCGTCAGGACACGCCACCCCTGGGCTCGTCCCTGGTCCCCAGGTCAGGGCCGTTCCCCGCCACATACCTGGATGGCGAGCCAGCCTCCCCTGCAACCTCAGGGCGGCCCCGCGTCTCCATCTGCCCGTTGTGGCCGTTGCTTTGCTTTTCTGGACCGAGGTCCTACTGGGACCGCACACCCAGTCACCCCCGTCTTGTGTCACGCTGAAGACACAAGTCACTTTGGGGGCATCCTGTTCTTCCCCCGCCGGGTCCAGATTGCGTTGGGGGCAGGACCCACACCCAGTGACAGAAGTCCTCCCCAGAGCACCGCAGGAGAGGCTCACGGGCCCGTCTGCCCCGTGCTCAGCGGCACGGACACCAGTTGAGAGGTCAGCTGGCGGTTTCGGTGGACCCTCTGCTGCCCGAGTGTGGCTTTCACTCTGGGATGAGTGAGCAGCCAGTGGGCGAGGCCAGGGGTGGCTCTCAGTCTGCACTTTGGTTTCTGTCCTGTCCTTCCTCCCACGAGCTTCCCTGCTGCCCTCACCCTGGTGGGCAGTGTCGGGGGCGGGTGGTCTGTGCCCACGGTGCAGTGCTCCCATGCCCACGGGATGAGTGGCCTTAGGCCGCCTCCTCGGGTCCTTTCTTAAGGACAGCCGCACCCCCTCCATCTGCCCACCCCCGCCGGCTGGGCCCTGCCTGCCGGCTCCTCATGGGGCAGGGCCCCAGCGGGAGTGACCGACCATCTGCTTCTGCCCCGGTTGTTCTCGTCTGTCTCTTCTGAGCACTGATGCCCACCCCCCACGAGCTGCCTGGGTCCGTGGGGGCCAGGAGAGCAGGGCCTTTGGGGGAAACAGCCAGGCAAGGGTCCCTGGACTCGAGAGCGTGGAGGGCGCTGGGTGCACACAGGAGCAGGAATTGGGGGCCGGGGGTGCTGGTGCCCTGAGGATGGAGCAGAAAGAGTGCAGGAGGCCCCCACTGAGGGGCTGGTGGGGAAGTGGCCGAGTGAGCCCCAGGGAGAGCCGGCGATAGTGAGCCGGAGAGTGTGGCCGGGGTGGGACTCGGAAACAGGACACCACGGAGACCACGCCCGTCCGTCCGTCTCAGGCGAGAAGCATGCCTGGCGACCCCGGGCCCGATGGGTGGACGGGAGCCAGCCTGCTGGGGGTCAGCTGGCACCTGCCACCTGAGGGCGCCTCGCTGCTCCAGAGAAAGGGCCTCTGGGGTGGGCACCGTGCCGCGGCCCCCAGCCAGGCCGCTCTGACCAcgttctctcctctccccacaggcCTCAGGCCCAGGTCCAGAGCCAAGTGAGGAGCCACGGCAGGGCTGCCGGGCGAGCTGCTGGGCGGGGCCCCGGGCCAGGCTGGGCCAGCCCCCGGGAAGCCCAGAGTCCGTGCCTTACCTGGCCTCACCGCGGCCTCTCGGAGCCTCGGGCTGTTGAGGCCAGGACCCCCTGGCGCCCCCCTGGCCTGCCTGCACGCTCCTGCCCTCGTGGTCTGCTTTCTAAATGCCGCAGCCTAGCCCTGACCCACACCGCATGCACCACGGCCCCCACCCGGCCACCTGGAGGGGGCGGGTCCAGTGGCTGCGTCCGGGGCGCCCTGAGCTTGTGACCTGGCTCCCAGATTCCCCTGGGGACAGGCCCTCACAGACCTCCCCACCGAAGCGGCGGAGCCAGGGAGGACCGGAGCCCCCGCTCCACAGCTCTGCCCCCAACTCACTCAGTTGGGCTGAAGCAGTCATTTTTAACTGAAATGGGATGATTTGTGGGTTTCTACTGTT is a window of Bos indicus isolate NIAB-ARS_2022 breed Sahiwal x Tharparkar chromosome 21, NIAB-ARS_B.indTharparkar_mat_pri_1.0, whole genome shotgun sequence DNA encoding:
- the INF2 gene encoding inverted formin-2 isoform X4, encoding MRSQGSAGGGPRQGPAWVGRGSRKVLRVWLSKMSVKEGAQRKWAALKEKLGPQDSDPTEANLESAEPELCIRLLQVPSVVNYSGLRKRLEGSDGGWMVQFLEQSGLDLLLEALARLSGRGVARIADALLQLTCVSCVRAVMNSQEGIQYILSNQAYVRQLSLALDTSNMMVKKQVFELLAALCIYSPEGHALTLDALDHYKTVCGQQYRFSVIMSELSDSDNVPYVATLLSVVNAIILGPEDVRARAQLRSEFIGLQLLDVLTRLRDLEDGDLLIQLEAFREARAEDEEELLRAFGGIDINSHQEVFSALFHKVSCSPASAHLLSVLQGLLHLEPSLRSSQLLWEALESLVNRAVLLATDGQECTLEEMVERLLSIKGRPHPRSLDKAHKSTQADFGQSQRGSSPQNSGTPTADLGGQQPAAALGSPPVASVQGERGPAPQPTAPEPLERPPPPPAPPLPGPTTAPRPPPPPPPPPPPPPPPPPPLPGMRAAFPSPPPPPPPPLPNSARTIPPPPPLPGLGGPPPPPPPPPPPLPGLGGPPPPPPLPGVSGPPTAGSVEEIIVAQVDGGLGSAWVPRHRRVNPPTLRMKKLNWQKLPSSVAREGSSMWATLSSPDTEVVEPDFSSIERLFSFPTAKPKEQAVAPARKEPKEITFLDSKKSLNLNIFLKQFKCSNEEVTAMIRAGDSTKFDVEVLKQLLKLLPEKHEIENLRSFTEDQARLASADQFYLLLLNIPCYQLRIECMLLCEGTAVVLDMVRPKAQLLLAACESLLTSHRLPVFCQLILKIGNFLNYGSHTGDADGFKISTLLKLTETKSQQSRVTLLHHVLEEVEESHPDLLQLPQDLELPARAAGINLDAIHSESSTNLKKLLEMERKVSSSVPEVQEQYSHRLQASITDSQALEEVFQAIEQKQLELASYLCEDTQQLSLEDTLSTMKTFRDLFLRALKENKDRKEQAAKAERRKQQLAEEEARRPRGEGGKAARRGGGKQEEVCVIDALLADIRKGFQLRKTARGRGDAEAASRAAATDPPRNKAPAATRDPVGGASPPTSEPGLDAAAAREPQGWDLADAVPTSRQPTGDSSETGGPGALERRSSWYTDASDFLPTEDPQGPQPLAGAWPVVLGDAQALKPLDFSDQPPKAMDLSPDAEEPPATLGARQAEASSADEGLEDAAAHCHRAGLPAAGPDEDGDGELTAPDSALDTSLDRSFSEDAVTDSSGSSTLPRAQGRTSKGTGKRRKKRSSRNQEGLRPRSRAK
- the INF2 gene encoding inverted formin-2 isoform X6; this encodes MRSQGSAGGGPRQGPAWVGRGSRKVLRVWLSKMSVKEGAQRKWAALKEKLGPQDSDPTEANLESAEPELCIRLLQVPSVVNYSGLRKRLEGSDGGWMVQFLEQSGLDLLLEALARLSGRGVARIADALLQLTCVSCVRAVMNSQEGIQYILSNQAYVRQLSLALDTSNMMVKKQVFELLAALCIYSPEGHALTLDALDHYKTVCGQQYRFSVIMSELSDSDNVPYVATLLSVVNAIILGPEDVRARAQLRSEFIGLQLLDVLTRLRDLEDGDLLIQLEAFREARAEDEEELLRAFGGIDINSHQEVFSALFHKVSCSPASAHLLSVLQGLLHLEPSLRSSQLLWEALESLVNRAVLLATDGQECTLEEMVERLLSIKGRPHPRSLDKAHKSTQADFGQSQRGSSPQNSGTPTADLGGQQPAAALGSPPVASVQGERGPAPQPTAPEPLERPPPPPAPPLPGPTTAPRPPPPPPPPPPPPPPPPPPLPGMRAAFPSPPPPPPPPLPNSARTIPPPPPLPGLGGPPPPPPPPPPPLPGLGGPPPPPPLPGVSGPPTAGSVEEIIVAQVDGGLGSAWVPRHRRVNPPTLRMKKLNWQKLPSSVAREGSSMWATLSSPDTEVVEPDFSSIERLFSFPTAKPKEQAVAPARKEPKEITFLDSKKSLNLNIFLKQFKCSNEEVTAMIRAGDSTKFDVEVLKQLLKLLPEKHEIENLRSFTEDQARLASADQFYLLLLNIPCYQLRIECMLLCEGTAVVLDMVRPKAQLLLAACESLLTSHRLPVFCQLILKIGNFLNYGSHTGDADGFKISTLLKLTETKSQQSRVTLLHHVLEEVEESHPDLLQLPQDLELPARAAGINLDAIHSESSTNLKKLLEMERKVSSSVPEVQEQYSHRLQASITDSQALEEVFQAIEQKQLELASYLCEDTQQLSLEDTLSTMKTFRDLFLRALKENKDRKEQAAKAERRKQQLAEEEARRPRGEGGKAGGEAGSKKRCVSSTPCWLTSGRASSCVRRPAAEGTQRRPAGQPPPTPRGTRHLPPPGTPWEVPAPPPLSLVWMLQPPGSPRAGTSRMPFPPAASPLETHQRRVALGPWRGVLPGTQMPAISCPRRTPRAPNPLQGLGQWYWETLKP